In Puntigrus tetrazona isolate hp1 chromosome 22, ASM1883169v1, whole genome shotgun sequence, one genomic interval encodes:
- the tle5 gene encoding TLE family member 5 isoform X1 → MMFPQSRHSASSQQLKFTTSDSCDRIKDEFQFLQAQYHSLKLECDKLASEKSEMQRHYIMYYEMSYGLNIEMHKQAEIVKRLNGICAQVLPYLSQEHQQQVLGAIERAKQVTPPEMNSIIRQQLQAHQLSQLQGLALPMTPLPLGLSQPAGLPAVTSSSGLFSLSSILASQAQLAKEDKSTRETSDSHREEDGDKSD, encoded by the exons GCTTCATCGCAGCAGCTGAAGTTCACGACGTCAGACTCGTGCGACCGCATCAAGGACGAGTTCCAGTTCCTTCAAGCACAATACCACAG tcTGAAGCTCGAATGTGACAAGCTGGCCAGTGAGAAGTCAGAAATGCAACGTCATTATATCATG tacTATGAGATGTCGTATGGGCTGAACATCGAAATGCACAAGCAG GCAGAGATCGTGAAGAGATTAAATGGGATCTGTGCTCAAGTCTTGCCTTACCTGTCTCAAGAG cACCAGCAGCAGGTTCTGGGGGCGATAGAGAGAGCCAAACAGGTCACCCCACCAGAGATGAACTCCATCATACGG caGCAGCTCCAGGCTCACCAGCTCTCTCAGCTGCAGGGGCTGGCGTTGCCCATGACCCCTCTTCCTCTGGGCCTCAGTCAACCGGCCGGCCTCCCTGCCGTCACCTCCAGCTCCGGCCTCTTCTCCCTCTCCAGCATCCTGGCCTCTCAGGCCCAGCTGGCCAAGGAGGACAAGAGCACACGTGAGACCTCCGACAGCCACCGCGAGGAAGACGGAGACAAGTCCGACTAG
- the tle5 gene encoding TLE family member 5 isoform X2: MMFPQSRHSASSQQLKFTTSDSCDRIKDEFQFLQAQYHSLKLECDKLASEKSEMQRHYIMYYEMSYGLNIEMHKQAEIVKRLNGICAQVLPYLSQEHQQQVLGAIERAKQVTPPEMNSIIRQLQAHQLSQLQGLALPMTPLPLGLSQPAGLPAVTSSSGLFSLSSILASQAQLAKEDKSTRETSDSHREEDGDKSD, encoded by the exons GCTTCATCGCAGCAGCTGAAGTTCACGACGTCAGACTCGTGCGACCGCATCAAGGACGAGTTCCAGTTCCTTCAAGCACAATACCACAG tcTGAAGCTCGAATGTGACAAGCTGGCCAGTGAGAAGTCAGAAATGCAACGTCATTATATCATG tacTATGAGATGTCGTATGGGCTGAACATCGAAATGCACAAGCAG GCAGAGATCGTGAAGAGATTAAATGGGATCTGTGCTCAAGTCTTGCCTTACCTGTCTCAAGAG cACCAGCAGCAGGTTCTGGGGGCGATAGAGAGAGCCAAACAGGTCACCCCACCAGAGATGAACTCCATCATACGG CAGCTCCAGGCTCACCAGCTCTCTCAGCTGCAGGGGCTGGCGTTGCCCATGACCCCTCTTCCTCTGGGCCTCAGTCAACCGGCCGGCCTCCCTGCCGTCACCTCCAGCTCCGGCCTCTTCTCCCTCTCCAGCATCCTGGCCTCTCAGGCCCAGCTGGCCAAGGAGGACAAGAGCACACGTGAGACCTCCGACAGCCACCGCGAGGAAGACGGAGACAAGTCCGACTAG